In Deferrivibrio essentukiensis, a genomic segment contains:
- a CDS encoding UDP-N-acetylmuramoyl-tripeptide--D-alanyl-D-alanine ligase — MRAFKIDKYLKKFESAEVKEFLPFKGVSIDSRTIKRGEIFIGLKGENFDGNLFAKTAAANGASLLILDNKEIYENIEYPKVLVKDSLMALKEIGGSCLSEFGGKLICITGSAGKTTAKKMVSDVLNSKYKVFTAYKNYNNEIGVALNAANLDLDTEYAVFEIGTNNPGEIELLAKYLSPDVSIITNIGKSHIGRFKSIENIAKEKLTLLNYTKKVSYLYENCLNFIGNSSGIIVSYGMSENNSAVISDIYREGNKLNFSIKYKDKKYNLQLNHIYRHFIYNATAAAILGLDEGLEIRDIQYALKNFTPEEHRGNVIETGILTIVDDTYNCSFESLVEAIKNFSELNNAKKYAIVGEMAEIEGFEDEFYEKIYNLACSLKGIQFTFFGEKYKKYDENGYIEIITQKEKLLERLSSINDGIVLLKASRSKKFDEYVDYLKTNTKRRSNAL, encoded by the coding sequence ATGAGAGCATTTAAAATTGATAAATATTTAAAAAAGTTTGAGTCGGCTGAAGTCAAAGAATTTTTACCATTTAAAGGTGTGTCGATAGACAGCAGGACTATAAAGAGAGGGGAAATATTTATCGGTTTGAAAGGTGAAAATTTCGACGGCAATCTTTTCGCAAAAACAGCAGCTGCTAACGGTGCTTCATTGTTGATATTGGATAACAAAGAGATATATGAAAATATTGAATATCCTAAGGTATTGGTAAAAGATAGTTTAATGGCACTGAAAGAGATAGGGGGATCATGTCTGTCCGAGTTTGGCGGAAAGCTTATTTGTATTACCGGAAGTGCCGGGAAAACAACTGCCAAAAAGATGGTAAGTGATGTTTTAAATTCGAAATATAAGGTTTTCACTGCATATAAAAATTATAATAATGAAATAGGAGTAGCCTTAAATGCGGCAAATCTTGATTTGGACACTGAGTATGCGGTTTTTGAAATCGGTACAAATAATCCCGGGGAGATTGAGCTTCTTGCAAAGTATCTTTCTCCTGATGTCAGTATAATTACAAATATCGGCAAATCTCATATTGGCCGCTTTAAAAGTATTGAAAATATAGCAAAAGAAAAGTTAACACTTTTGAATTATACCAAAAAAGTCAGTTATCTTTATGAAAACTGCCTAAATTTTATTGGGAATAGTTCCGGCATTATTGTCAGTTACGGTATGTCGGAAAATAATTCTGCTGTTATTTCAGATATTTATAGAGAAGGGAATAAATTGAATTTTTCCATAAAATATAAAGATAAAAAGTATAACCTTCAACTTAACCACATATATCGTCACTTTATTTACAATGCGACGGCAGCAGCTATTTTAGGTCTGGATGAAGGGTTAGAGATAAGAGACATTCAATATGCACTTAAAAATTTTACTCCTGAAGAGCACAGGGGGAATGTTATTGAGACAGGCATCCTGACAATAGTTGATGATACATATAATTGTTCATTTGAGTCTTTGGTTGAAGCAATAAAAAATTTTAGTGAGCTTAATAATGCCAAGAAATACGCAATAGTGGGTGAAATGGCGGAGATCGAAGGTTTTGAAGATGAATTTTATGAGAAAATTTACAATCTTGCCTGCTCACTCAAAGGTATACAATTTACCTTTTTTGGTGAAAAGTACAAAAAGTATGATGAAAATGGATATATTGAAATAATTACACAAAAAGAGAAGTTACTTGAAAGGCTTTCTTCAATCAATGATGGCATTGTATTACTGAAGGCCTCAAGAAGTAAAAAGTTTGATGAGTATGTTGATTATTTGAAGACAAATACAAAGAGGAGGAGCAATGCTTTATAA
- a CDS encoding UDP-N-acetylmuramoyl-L-alanyl-D-glutamate--2,6-diaminopimelate ligase, whose translation MKIEKLLKDIKVLEISDSALLEKEVEDISFDNRDIKPNSIFVAIKGEAFDTHSVINDVYSSGEVVCVLTEKKVDNIPYILVDDSKKAFNNICLNYFNIDLNKFVKIGITGTNGKTTTSYLVESILKSNGAKTIRLGTVEYDICGEKLTANNTTPGMYEICSMIAKGVKKGADALVMEISSHALKQNRIFGLKFDVAVFTNLSGDHLDYHLSMDDYYNSKKLLFTDLYSDKCVINIEGEYGYKLYNEINIKKLSCAVSKDANLVPRDVDYHLDGINCKLKSGSFDLDITSCLVGQHNLENILCAVGAGYMLNINGDAIRKGIESLKNVPGRLEKIESNGIYYFVDYAHTDDALLNVLRALSFYKKNRIITVFGCGGDRDKTKRPRMAKAAEQYSDKIIVTSDNPRTEDPEEIIEDILQGFEDKKNVVVIPDRRKAIQYTTSIAEEGDIVLVAGKGHEDYQIIGKEKIHFDDKEEILKAITEK comes from the coding sequence ATGAAAATAGAAAAGCTTCTTAAAGACATAAAAGTGTTGGAAATTTCTGACTCTGCTCTTTTAGAGAAAGAAGTAGAAGATATCTCATTTGATAATAGAGATATAAAGCCTAACTCAATTTTTGTGGCAATAAAAGGTGAAGCATTTGACACTCACTCGGTAATTAATGATGTTTATAGTTCGGGGGAAGTTGTCTGCGTATTAACAGAAAAGAAAGTTGACAATATCCCTTACATTTTGGTGGATGATTCAAAAAAAGCATTTAACAATATATGCTTAAATTATTTTAATATAGACCTTAATAAATTTGTGAAAATAGGGATTACCGGTACAAACGGCAAAACTACTACATCCTATTTGGTAGAGAGTATATTAAAGTCAAACGGAGCAAAAACTATAAGGCTTGGCACTGTAGAATATGATATTTGCGGCGAAAAATTAACAGCCAATAATACTACACCGGGGATGTACGAGATTTGCAGTATGATAGCAAAAGGGGTCAAAAAAGGTGCCGATGCTCTTGTCATGGAGATATCCTCACATGCGCTTAAACAAAATCGTATATTTGGGTTAAAATTTGATGTAGCAGTTTTTACAAATCTTTCAGGTGATCACCTTGATTACCATCTGAGCATGGATGATTATTACAATTCTAAAAAATTACTGTTTACGGATTTATATTCTGACAAGTGTGTCATTAATATTGAAGGGGAATACGGGTATAAGCTTTATAATGAAATTAATATTAAAAAGCTGTCATGCGCAGTTTCAAAAGATGCAAATCTTGTCCCGCGTGATGTGGACTATCATTTGGATGGGATAAACTGCAAACTAAAGAGTGGTTCTTTTGATTTGGATATAACTTCATGTCTTGTGGGCCAACATAATTTGGAAAATATACTTTGTGCTGTTGGTGCAGGGTATATGTTAAATATTAATGGTGATGCTATTCGAAAAGGTATTGAAAGTCTAAAGAATGTTCCTGGCAGATTGGAAAAAATAGAAAGTAACGGAATTTATTATTTTGTGGATTATGCACATACAGATGATGCATTATTAAATGTTTTAAGAGCCCTTAGTTTTTATAAAAAGAATAGAATTATCACTGTATTTGGTTGCGGTGGTGACAGGGACAAGACAAAAAGACCGAGAATGGCAAAAGCTGCGGAACAATATTCGGATAAGATAATTGTTACCAGCGATAATCCGAGAACTGAAGATCCTGAAGAAATTATTGAAGATATTTTACAGGGGTTTGAAGATAAAAAGAATGTGGTTGTTATCCCTGACAGAAGAAAAGCTATTCAATATACCACAAGTATTGCTGAAGAAGGTGATATTGTGCTTGTGGCTGGTAAAGGGCATGAGGATTATCAGATAATAGGGAAAGAAAAGATACATTTTGATGACAAAGAAGAAATATTGAAGGCGATAACTGAAAAATGA
- a CDS encoding peptidoglycan D,D-transpeptidase FtsI family protein produces the protein MLNDYFKATFIAGALTVCLIIILGRLLYLQVYKHTFYENFSKKQSTAVITLDRNRGVIYDRNGKVLAQNVYNASVYVDASKVDNPRNFLYILKVNGIELPKKIKEKILKKDRFVWIVRGIDVEKAKKISRLDDNLQMILQENRFYPEGDVASKIVGFTGIDNQGLEGVEAFFDSSLKGEKVNVSVLKDSRGKTLVFEDRAVKTNPENSLYLSIDSNLQKVATSILYNDLKEIGAKSVFAAAMDVNTGEIIFSSSVPTYDSNEFDKYEKTLWKDPLFYYLFEPGSIFKAVTFSVLAEENLIKRDEKVYCENGKYPYAGHIFNDVHKFERLTYEEIFANSSNIGTIKLTEKISSAQFYKYLKKYGFGELTGTKGFAEESGFLRNVKDWSKLSKPSVSIGQEILVTPIQMLRFYGALANGGYAVRPTIIKGKTEEREKILSAQTATLLKKLLIAAVETGTGQNAKSELIKIAGKTGTAQKFDKSTNSYSYRDYNASFIGFFPVEKPRYVMIVTYDSPRKSIYGGSTAAYTFKKIAEQMAIHFRLNINKMMVENENRKAS, from the coding sequence ATGTTAAATGACTATTTTAAGGCAACATTTATTGCCGGAGCATTGACAGTTTGTCTTATTATAATTTTAGGAAGACTCCTTTACCTACAGGTGTATAAACATACTTTTTACGAAAATTTTTCCAAAAAGCAATCTACCGCAGTTATTACACTTGATAGGAATAGAGGGGTTATATACGATAGGAATGGCAAAGTATTAGCACAAAATGTATACAATGCATCTGTATATGTAGATGCTTCTAAAGTAGATAATCCAAGAAATTTTCTCTATATACTGAAGGTTAACGGAATCGAGCTACCAAAAAAGATCAAGGAAAAAATATTAAAAAAAGATAGATTTGTTTGGATAGTAAGAGGGATAGATGTAGAAAAGGCTAAAAAAATAAGCCGTTTGGATGACAATTTGCAGATGATTTTGCAGGAAAATAGATTTTATCCTGAAGGGGATGTGGCATCGAAAATTGTTGGGTTTACTGGGATAGATAATCAAGGGTTGGAAGGGGTGGAAGCATTTTTTGACTCATCTTTAAAAGGGGAAAAGGTTAATGTTTCAGTTTTAAAAGATAGCAGAGGGAAAACGCTTGTATTTGAGGATAGAGCAGTAAAAACGAATCCTGAAAATAGTCTGTATTTATCCATAGATTCAAATTTACAGAAAGTGGCTACTTCAATACTTTACAATGACTTGAAAGAGATTGGTGCAAAGTCTGTTTTTGCCGCTGCTATGGATGTAAATACTGGAGAAATAATTTTTTCTTCATCTGTACCAACATACGATTCCAATGAATTTGATAAATACGAAAAAACATTATGGAAAGACCCGCTCTTCTATTATCTTTTTGAACCGGGATCAATATTTAAGGCTGTTACTTTCTCAGTGCTTGCCGAGGAAAATCTTATTAAGAGGGATGAAAAAGTTTATTGTGAAAACGGTAAATACCCTTATGCAGGTCATATATTTAATGATGTGCATAAATTTGAACGCCTTACATATGAAGAGATATTTGCCAATTCAAGTAATATCGGTACAATCAAACTTACAGAAAAGATTAGCTCAGCACAGTTTTACAAATATCTCAAAAAATATGGTTTTGGAGAATTAACAGGCACAAAAGGGTTTGCTGAAGAATCAGGTTTTTTAAGAAATGTAAAAGATTGGTCAAAGCTTTCAAAACCATCAGTATCTATCGGACAAGAAATTCTCGTTACCCCTATACAGATGTTGAGATTTTATGGGGCATTAGCTAACGGTGGCTATGCTGTCAGACCTACTATTATAAAAGGTAAGACCGAAGAAAGAGAAAAAATTTTAAGTGCACAAACTGCGACCTTATTAAAAAAACTTCTGATTGCTGCAGTTGAAACGGGGACAGGCCAGAATGCCAAATCTGAATTAATTAAAATAGCCGGCAAAACAGGTACTGCTCAAAAATTTGATAAATCAACGAATAGTTATTCATATAGGGATTACAACGCAAGTTTTATAGGTTTTTTCCCTGTTGAAAAACCGAGATATGTAATGATTGTTACTTATGATTCACCGAGAAAATCAATTTATGGCGGAAGTACGGCTGCTTACACATTTAAAAAGATAGCCGAGCAAATGGCAATTCATTTCAGACTAAATATAAATAAAATGATGGTGGAAAATGAAAATAGAAAAGCTTCTTAA
- the rsmH gene encoding 16S rRNA (cytosine(1402)-N(4))-methyltransferase RsmH, which translates to MHKPVMSKELIEYLRPIKGGVYVDCTGGGGGHAKLVLEKIGESGKLIILDRDQDAVERLKEKFNLPNVMVINDNFSNIANILAELGIQAVDGLYADFGASSFQLNDPQRGFSFLRSGPLDMRMDKNLEIDAYTLVNNYPEETIANILKKYGEEQFAKRIAGKIVQKRAIEKISTTKELADIIFDAVPKKFHKPGIHPATKSFQALRIFVNKELESIESLLKSLEKIINKSGRVVFISFHSLEDRLVKDMLNYYAKDCICEIKTPICNCGKVKTFRILTKKPVIPSESEINENKLSRSAKLRAAEKIV; encoded by the coding sequence ATGCATAAGCCTGTGATGTCTAAAGAATTGATAGAATATTTAAGACCTATAAAAGGTGGCGTGTATGTTGATTGCACCGGCGGTGGTGGTGGACATGCTAAGCTGGTTTTGGAAAAGATAGGTGAGTCAGGGAAGCTTATAATTTTAGATAGAGATCAAGATGCCGTAGAGCGATTAAAGGAGAAATTTAATTTGCCTAATGTTATGGTAATAAATGATAATTTTTCTAACATAGCAAATATACTGGCTGAATTAGGTATTCAGGCAGTTGACGGGCTATATGCGGATTTTGGAGCTTCAAGTTTTCAGTTAAACGATCCTCAGAGAGGTTTTTCTTTCTTAAGGTCCGGGCCGCTTGATATGAGGATGGATAAAAATCTTGAAATTGATGCTTATACCCTAGTTAATAACTATCCTGAGGAAACAATCGCAAATATTCTTAAAAAATATGGAGAAGAGCAGTTTGCTAAGCGCATTGCAGGAAAAATAGTTCAAAAAAGGGCTATTGAAAAAATATCTACTACAAAAGAGCTTGCAGATATAATCTTTGATGCTGTACCTAAAAAGTTTCATAAACCTGGTATTCATCCTGCGACAAAATCTTTTCAAGCATTGAGGATATTTGTAAATAAAGAGCTGGAGTCTATAGAATCGTTATTAAAGTCACTCGAAAAAATTATAAATAAGTCTGGGCGTGTAGTATTTATTTCTTTTCATTCTCTTGAAGATAGGCTTGTTAAAGATATGCTCAATTACTATGCTAAAGATTGTATTTGTGAGATAAAAACACCTATTTGTAATTGTGGTAAAGTCAAAACCTTTAGAATACTTACCAAAAAACCGGTTATTCCATCTGAAAGTGAGATAAATGAAAATAAGCTAAGCAGAAGCGCGAAGCTTAGAGCTGCGGAGAAAATTGTATGA
- a CDS encoding division/cell wall cluster transcriptional repressor MraZ, with protein sequence MKILGSFKGKSLHTINETGRVSIPSKFRDILKSKYNEESLILVSLGSHIVAYPVYEWAKLEEAWEKEPPSDPKVKKFIKYLYSTAEDCTIDRQGRILIPNILREKTGLSSECVIVGVRNKIEIWPKDKWDAEFEHIDVEDMFNTISEQFPEINL encoded by the coding sequence ATGAAAATTTTAGGAAGTTTCAAAGGCAAAAGTTTGCACACCATCAACGAAACAGGCCGTGTCAGTATTCCGTCCAAATTTAGAGATATTCTTAAATCAAAATACAATGAAGAGTCACTGATTTTAGTTTCACTCGGCAGTCACATTGTCGCTTATCCGGTATATGAGTGGGCAAAGCTTGAGGAAGCTTGGGAAAAAGAACCGCCAAGTGACCCAAAAGTAAAAAAATTTATAAAGTATCTGTATTCTACTGCGGAGGATTGTACTATCGATAGGCAGGGTAGAATCTTGATACCGAACATATTGAGAGAAAAAACAGGTCTGTCTTCGGAATGTGTGATTGTAGGAGTTAGAAATAAAATAGAGATATGGCCTAAAGATAAATGGGATGCAGAGTTTGAGCATATTGATGTGGAGGATATGTTCAATACGATTTCTGAACAGTTTCCTGAGATAAATTTGTAG
- a CDS encoding DUF2860 family protein — translation MGTIFTSTKSNFDTNSNNYLAKHDKPSSYESDTALIGELSFSKKYGDSSISGGIGYSGDARGLFISGKRKIENYGDLKAQIFIDPFKKGWKNPYKLNSKREETDIYTYGLNLELNKVMNTNFLIKYNLKYTDIRKDNVEYSTLKRDAIFKDFIVGYNVKTKIRGLMFIPEVSFNTSKAKGESNSFYGYGAGFSSLYFKRNLKLIFKGNIYKKYYQDDEPIFGKKRNENSHNLMLVCNIDNPLGFEKTYLTLTAGYSEKYSNIDFYKESKIFSGIIIGYKF, via the coding sequence ATAGGCACTATATTTACTTCCACAAAAAGCAATTTTGATACAAACAGTAATAATTATTTAGCTAAACATGATAAACCTAGCTCGTATGAAAGTGATACGGCACTCATAGGGGAGCTTAGCTTCTCAAAGAAATATGGCGATTCATCAATCTCAGGCGGAATAGGATATTCGGGTGATGCACGCGGACTTTTTATTTCTGGTAAAAGGAAAATTGAAAATTACGGTGATTTGAAAGCTCAAATATTTATTGACCCTTTTAAAAAAGGGTGGAAAAATCCATATAAATTAAACAGTAAAAGAGAAGAAACTGATATTTACACTTACGGTCTTAATCTTGAACTTAATAAAGTAATGAACACAAACTTTTTGATTAAATATAACTTAAAATATACTGATATCAGAAAAGATAATGTAGAATACAGTACTCTCAAAAGGGATGCAATCTTTAAAGACTTTATTGTAGGGTACAATGTAAAGACAAAAATTAGGGGCTTAATGTTTATACCGGAAGTATCTTTCAATACATCAAAAGCAAAAGGTGAAAGTAACAGCTTTTATGGATATGGTGCTGGTTTTTCATCTCTTTATTTCAAAAGAAACCTTAAGCTAATCTTTAAAGGAAATATTTATAAAAAATATTACCAAGATGATGAGCCTATTTTTGGAAAAAAACGCAATGAAAATTCACACAACCTTATGCTTGTTTGCAATATTGATAATCCGTTAGGTTTTGAAAAAACTTATCTGACTTTGACAGCAGGATATTCAGAAAAATATTCAAACATAGATTTTTATAAAGAATCAAAAATATTTTCAGGGATTATTATTGGATACAAATTTTAA
- a CDS encoding 2-isopropylmalate synthase, with amino-acid sequence MRKIVVFDTTLRDGEQAPGFSMNIDEKIKMALQLERLGVDVIEAGFPISSPGDFEAVKKVAETVKKPAVAGLCRANKKDIEVGYEALKNAFRPRIHTFIATSDIHMQYKLKKSPEEVLETAIEAVKYARNLCEDVEFSAEDATRTNLDFLCKVVEEVIKAGAKTVNIPDTVGYTVPMEFEKIISTIMNKVPNVDKAAISVHCHNDLGLAVANSLAAIKAGASQVECTINGIGERAGNASLEEVIMAMYVRRDIFNDVENGINTHEIYKTSRLLTSITGVQVQPNKAIIGKNAFAHEAGIHQDGVLKERTTYEIMTPESVGFPSNKLVLGKHSGRHALLKRIQDLGYDIEGIDIEKVYNKFKVLADKKKEVYDEDIEIIIENQTSIAKEAFSLEYINIVSGNTAVPTATVQLMDAKGNISMDASTGDGPVDASFKAIERIAGVQGRLKKYRINAVTAGKDAQGEVVVSVVFEDSGIEVTGRGYSTDVVEASAKAYLNALNRYLNRKNFGKKEVSDTI; translated from the coding sequence ATGAGAAAAATTGTAGTATTTGACACCACATTAAGGGATGGGGAACAAGCGCCCGGTTTTAGTATGAACATTGATGAGAAGATTAAAATGGCCTTGCAGCTCGAACGTTTGGGGGTAGATGTTATTGAAGCCGGTTTTCCTATCTCTTCACCCGGTGATTTTGAAGCGGTCAAAAAGGTCGCGGAAACTGTAAAAAAACCGGCAGTCGCAGGTCTTTGCAGAGCTAATAAAAAAGATATTGAAGTTGGTTATGAGGCACTTAAAAATGCTTTTAGACCAAGAATCCACACATTTATTGCCACGTCTGATATACATATGCAGTATAAGCTTAAAAAATCCCCTGAAGAAGTGTTGGAAACAGCTATTGAAGCGGTAAAATATGCAAGAAATCTTTGTGAAGACGTGGAATTTAGTGCTGAAGATGCCACGAGGACTAATCTTGATTTTTTATGCAAGGTTGTTGAAGAGGTAATAAAGGCAGGTGCTAAAACAGTAAATATCCCAGATACCGTAGGTTACACTGTGCCGATGGAATTTGAAAAGATTATTTCAACAATTATGAATAAGGTTCCAAATGTTGACAAGGCTGCAATAAGTGTACATTGTCACAATGATCTTGGACTTGCGGTTGCTAACTCTTTAGCTGCTATAAAAGCCGGTGCTTCACAAGTGGAATGTACTATCAATGGGATAGGTGAGAGAGCTGGTAATGCTTCCCTTGAAGAAGTTATAATGGCAATGTATGTTAGACGTGATATTTTCAACGATGTTGAAAATGGTATTAATACTCATGAAATCTATAAAACAAGCAGACTTTTGACTTCTATTACTGGAGTACAAGTGCAGCCAAATAAGGCGATTATTGGTAAAAATGCTTTTGCCCATGAAGCTGGAATACATCAGGATGGTGTTTTAAAAGAGAGAACAACTTATGAAATAATGACACCTGAAAGTGTTGGTTTCCCATCTAACAAACTTGTTCTTGGTAAGCATTCTGGAAGACATGCTCTTTTAAAAAGAATTCAGGATTTGGGTTATGATATAGAAGGGATAGATATCGAGAAAGTATACAATAAATTTAAGGTGTTGGCAGACAAAAAGAAAGAGGTATATGACGAAGATATTGAAATAATTATTGAAAATCAAACAAGCATTGCCAAAGAAGCTTTTTCTCTTGAATATATAAATATTGTTAGTGGTAATACCGCTGTTCCGACTGCCACAGTTCAGCTTATGGATGCCAAAGGTAATATTAGTATGGATGCTTCAACCGGTGATGGCCCGGTAGATGCAAGCTTTAAGGCTATTGAAAGGATAGCAGGTGTTCAAGGTAGGCTAAAAAAGTATAGAATTAATGCAGTGACAGCTGGAAAAGATGCTCAAGGAGAAGTGGTAGTGAGTGTAGTTTTTGAAGACTCAGGTATAGAGGTTACCGGGCGTGGATATTCGACGGATGTTGTAGAAGCAAGTGCAAAAGCTTATTTAAATGCTTTAAACAGATATTTAAATAGAAAAAATTTTGGTAAAAAAGAAGTTAGCGATACTATTTAG
- the pssA gene encoding CDP-diacylglycerol--serine O-phosphatidyltransferase, protein MIEKKCILPNFLTVMSMFCGFYSIVSSIQGNYVAAAYAILVAFVFDGLDGKVARALNATSKFGVQLDSLSDLVSFGVAPAVLIYMWLLIPYGRLGWMAAFLFVACGALRLARFNVQAGKVDSTFFVGLPIPSAAGIIATSVLFVKDVFGNPTDFSIPVTYVFMIYLLAFLMVSSLPYYSFKKVEGISKRPFNIMVLFVLFIFIIGMYPEVFLFLFFVGYIFSGLLLGLLRYKKKIPVEDSIEEI, encoded by the coding sequence TTGATAGAAAAAAAATGTATTTTGCCGAATTTCTTAACTGTAATGAGTATGTTTTGTGGATTTTATTCCATCGTATCATCAATACAGGGTAATTATGTGGCGGCAGCATATGCAATATTGGTTGCGTTTGTTTTTGACGGGTTGGATGGCAAGGTTGCAAGAGCTCTCAATGCTACAAGCAAGTTTGGCGTGCAGCTTGATTCTTTAAGTGATTTGGTGTCGTTTGGAGTAGCTCCAGCTGTTTTGATATATATGTGGCTTTTAATCCCTTACGGGAGACTTGGATGGATGGCTGCTTTTCTTTTTGTGGCGTGTGGTGCTTTAAGGCTTGCAAGATTCAATGTACAGGCAGGGAAGGTTGATTCCACTTTTTTTGTGGGCTTACCGATTCCGTCAGCTGCAGGAATAATAGCCACAAGTGTCCTTTTTGTTAAAGATGTGTTTGGCAATCCGACAGACTTTTCCATACCTGTTACTTATGTCTTTATGATATATCTCTTGGCATTTTTAATGGTTAGTTCACTTCCATATTATAGTTTTAAAAAGGTTGAGGGTATTTCTAAGAGGCCCTTTAATATAATGGTTCTTTTCGTGTTGTTTATATTCATAATAGGGATGTATCCTGAAGTATTTCTCTTTCTGTTTTTTGTCGGTTATATTTTTTCAGGTCTACTACTTGGTCTACTACGTTATAAGAAGAAGATCCCGGTGGAGGACAGTATAGAGGAGATTTAA
- a CDS encoding phosphatidylserine decarboxylase family protein: MIAKEGFPFIVTAAVLFVVFLVFPKWLLVVLSLTCVVFFLIFFRDPERTVPPFENIAVSAADGKVVEIKDEELDGVSYKKVSVFMNVFNVHVNRMPVTGTVVKVEHRPGKFLAADKPESSMENEQNLIYVDSKYGRMIFKQVAGLVARRTVCYAKENELLQIGDRLGIIKFSSRVDHYFPADTFIVVSLNDHVKAGETVIARFEGVKEGEDS, encoded by the coding sequence TTGATAGCGAAAGAAGGTTTTCCTTTTATTGTAACTGCGGCAGTTTTATTTGTCGTTTTTTTGGTTTTTCCAAAATGGCTTTTGGTAGTTTTAAGTTTAACTTGTGTTGTTTTCTTTTTAATATTTTTCAGAGACCCGGAAAGGACAGTTCCCCCTTTTGAAAATATTGCTGTTTCTGCTGCAGATGGAAAGGTCGTGGAAATAAAGGATGAAGAGTTAGATGGAGTTTCATATAAAAAAGTAAGTGTATTTATGAATGTCTTTAATGTCCATGTAAACCGTATGCCTGTTACCGGCACGGTTGTTAAGGTTGAGCATAGACCTGGAAAGTTTTTGGCGGCAGATAAGCCTGAAAGCTCTATGGAAAATGAACAAAATCTTATCTATGTGGACTCAAAATACGGCAGAATGATATTTAAACAGGTTGCTGGTCTTGTAGCCAGAAGGACAGTTTGCTATGCGAAGGAAAATGAGTTGTTGCAAATAGGCGATAGGTTAGGTATAATCAAATTCTCGTCAAGAGTTGATCATTATTTTCCGGCGGATACATTTATAGTGGTAAGCCTTAATGACCATGTTAAAGCCGGGGAAACTGTGATTGCAAGATTTGAAGGTGTTAAAGAAGGAGAAGATAGTTGA
- the ilvC gene encoding ketol-acid reductoisomerase has protein sequence MKVYYEKDANLELIKTKKVAIVGYGSQGYGHSNNLKDSGVDVVVALRKGSPSWSKVEKAGLKPMEVSEAAKWADVIMILAPDESQGDIYREYIAPNLKEGDYLAFAHGFNIHFNQIVPPENVNVVMIAPKGPGHLVRAEYEKGGGVPCLIAVHQDYTGDSRELALSYAAAIGGARAGVLETTFKEETETDLFGEQAVLCGGLTQLIKYGFETLVEAGYAPEMAYFECLHEVKLIVDLLYEGGISNMRYSISNTAQYGDITRGPRVVDPQVKENMREVLYEIQTGQFAKEWMLENKAGRPTFNALTKMDEEHMIEQVGQNLRSMMSWLGKSKIVDKSKN, from the coding sequence ATGAAGGTTTATTACGAAAAAGATGCAAATTTGGAACTTATTAAAACGAAAAAGGTCGCTATAGTCGGTTATGGAAGCCAGGGGTACGGACACTCAAACAACTTGAAAGATAGTGGCGTTGATGTAGTCGTAGCTCTTAGAAAAGGGAGCCCGTCTTGGTCAAAAGTAGAAAAAGCGGGGCTTAAGCCGATGGAGGTTTCCGAAGCGGCGAAATGGGCTGATGTCATAATGATTTTGGCTCCTGATGAGTCACAAGGGGATATTTATAGAGAATATATAGCACCAAATCTTAAGGAAGGTGACTATCTTGCTTTTGCGCATGGTTTTAATATCCATTTTAATCAAATTGTTCCACCTGAAAACGTTAACGTGGTTATGATTGCACCAAAAGGTCCTGGACATTTGGTAAGAGCTGAGTATGAAAAAGGTGGCGGAGTTCCATGTTTGATTGCCGTTCATCAAGATTACACAGGTGATTCAAGAGAATTGGCTCTTTCTTATGCTGCTGCAATTGGCGGTGCAAGAGCCGGAGTTCTTGAAACAACTTTCAAGGAGGAAACTGAAACAGACCTTTTTGGAGAGCAGGCTGTACTTTGCGGAGGACTTACTCAGCTTATAAAGTATGGTTTTGAAACTCTTGTTGAAGCTGGATATGCGCCTGAAATGGCATATTTTGAGTGTTTGCATGAAGTAAAGTTAATAGTTGACCTGCTTTATGAAGGTGGGATTTCAAATATGAGATATTCTATCAGTAATACTGCTCAATATGGCGATATTACGAGAGGCCCAAGAGTTGTAGATCCGCAGGTTAAAGAAAATATGAGAGAAGTATTGTATGAAATACAGACAGGACAATTTGCAAAAGAGTGGATGCTTGAAAATAAAGCTGGCAGACCTACATTTAATGCACTTACCAAAATGGATGAAGAACATATGATAGAGCAAGTTGGCCAAAATTTAAGATCTATGATGAGCTGGCTTGGTAAGAGTAAAATAGTAGACAAATCTAAAAATTAA